The Magnetococcus marinus MC-1 genome contains the following window.
CCAATCGCCTAAAATCAACCAATCAGCAGGCTGCAGCCAGTATTCTGGAGGGGTTGGATGAGATTCTTTGCCTGATTCGGCTCGGATTACCACCAGAACTGCGCAAGGCGCTGGCTACCACCAATGCCATCGAAAATATGATGGGAACCATTCGGCGTGTGACGCGCAACGTCAAGCGGTGGAAAAACAGCAATATGCGCCTCAGGTGGACTGCTGCCGGTATGCTGGAGGCCAAAAAAGGGTTCCAGCGTCTACGGGCCTATAGACAGCTACCCCACTTAAAGGCCAAACTTGAGGAACATACGCAAAAGGTCTTGGCGGAAACTTCGCTTCAAAAGCAATCTGAGGCCGCGTAAGATGGATCAGGCACCCATCCGAATTTCAACAGAGCTCGGGACAATCCCCAGATCATCATCTTGTTTGCCATTCCCTTATGGATACTGGGTATTGTACAGATCTCCTGGCTGGCCCTTCTGATTCTGCTGGCGGCCCCATTTGTGGGGATCGCGCTTCAACTGGCTCTCTCTCGCACACGTGAATTTGAAGCGGATCGAAGCGCTGTCGACTTGACCAATGACCCTCATGGGCTGGCCTCAGCACTCAAGCGCATTGAGATGCCCAGGTGGAACTGGATGTCACGTTTTCTCCGCCCCATTCAGCACCAGCGGGAGTACCACTGGTTAAAAACGCACCCGGACATCCAGGCCCGTATCGATAAATTACTCTCCATGTCAGGAGCAGATCAGGTCATCCATTCACATCCTGTGCAAGTACTCTCTCGCCCAAGACAAACGTATGTACAACCGCGATCTCGAGTGATTCGCCCGGTGATTTATCGGCCAGCGATCCGATGGGAGTGGAGGTAGAAAAATTCTGGGCCGAAATACGGATTCAAATGGAAGTTCTCCGCATCTGGCCACCGCTGTCCCTCCCAAAAACCTCATCCACGTTGAAATAACAGCTATTTTCCCATCAGCGTGATATGCTGGCTCACGTCATAATCAGCTCTTTGAAAATCGAGATATCCACTCCCGGACACAGAGCTCCCCAACAGGTACGAGCTGGCTCCGGCATGTGGTTATACCTTGTGGGTGACCTGTTGTGTTGATTGGGAAATTGGACGCGTAGTGCCATTTTCCACCACAACACAGTCACCCACAGCAAGGTTATTCCCCGTTGCTTGAACGATCCCCTGCCCTGTTGCTATGCGGGTCTTACCGCCTTTAA
Protein-coding sequences here:
- a CDS encoding M48 family metalloprotease — protein: MFAIPLWILGIVQISWLALLILLAAPFVGIALQLALSRTREFEADRSAVDLTNDPHGLASALKRIEMPRWNWMSRFLRPIQHQREYHWLKTHPDIQARIDKLLSMSGADQVIHSHPVQVLSRPRQTYVQPRSRVIRPVIYRPAIRWEWR